Within the Kribbella aluminosa genome, the region ACCGAGGAGGTCGGCGGGCTGCCTGCCTGTGCGGGGATTGCGACCGCGCAGGATCTGGAGCGGGACGAGCAGAATCGGCAGCGGCGGGCGGACGCCCGGCTGATCGCCAAGCGGACGATCCGGCAGCACGGGTTGCCGATGAAGGTGGTCGGGATCGATTTCGTCGATCGGCGGCCGGATATCGATCAGCTGGTGATCGTGTACTTCTCCGCGCCGCACCGGGTGGATTTCCGGGAGTTGGTGCGGGACCTGGCGCGGGCGCTGCGGGCGCGGATCGAGCTCCGGCAGGTCGGGGCGCGGGACGAGGCGCGGTTGCAGGGCGGGATCGGGCCGTGCGGGCGGGACCTGTGCTGTGCGACGTTCCTGAAGGACTTCGAGCCGGTCAGCGTGCGGATGGCGAAGGACCAGGACCTGCCGCTGAACCCGTTGAAGATCTCCGGCGCGTGCGGGCGGCTGATGTGCTGCCTGAAGTACGAGCACCCGCTGTACCAGGAGTTCAACGCCAACGCCCCGGCGCTCGGAACCGCGGTGGAGACCCCCGCGGGTGATGGAGTGGTGGTCGGGCACAACGTGCCGAGCGACACCGTGGTCGTCCGGCTGGCGGCCTCGGGCCGGCGGTGTGCGTGCAGCCGGGCGGACGTCTGTTCGCCGCGGCAGCAGTACGAGGCATCGGGTACGACGACCCCGGACGCGCCGCCCGTCGTACCCGAGCCACCAGTAGTGCCCGAGACATCCGAAATGCCCGAGACATCCGAAGTGCCCGAGCCACCAGTAGTACCCGAGACATCCGAAGTGCCCGAAGAGACGCGCGAGGAGCGCCGGGCCCGCAAGCCGCGCCGGCGGCGCCGGTTGCACCACGAAGACGAGGGAGACACCGCCCAGTGAGATTCCGCACTCAACCCACCCCTCGCTTCACTCGGGGCGGGGTAGGTGGCAGGTCGAGCGTACTGGTGGCAGCTCTTGCGGTGCTCGCGAGTGGGTGTGGGGTGGCGAGTCGTGCGCAGGAGGCCGGCAACGGTACGGCGCCCGGCGTCGGGAGCAATCCGCCGAGCGGACCGGTCGGGCCGATCCCCGCGGGGCTGGAGAAGTTCTACCAGCAGCGCCCGGACTGGCAGCGCTGCGGTACCAACCAGCAGTGCGCGACCATCCAGGTGCCGCTGGACTACACCAAGCCGGCCGGCCAGACGATCGAGCTGCGCGCCCGGAAGGTGCTCGCGAAGGATCCCGGCGGCCGGATCGGCACGCTGTTCATCAACCCGGGCGGCCCGGGGGCGAGCGGGCAGGAGTTCGCCGCGCAGGCGCCGATGCTGTTCGGGTCGTCGGTGCTGCGGAAGTTCGACGTGATCGGTTGGGATCCGCGCGGGGTCGGCGAGTCGACGCCGGTGAAGTGCCTGGACACCGCGGGGCTGGACGCGATGATCGCCGCCGACGGCAGCCCGGACAACGCCGCCGAGATCGCCGACCTGGACAAGCAGTCGAAGGCCTTCGCGGCCGGCTGCGAACAGCGCTCAGGCCGGCTGCTGCCGCACGTGAACACCAAGGACGCGGCCCGCGACATCGACGTACTGCGAGGGATCGTCGGCGACCCGCAGCTGTACTACCTCGGCATGTCGTACGGGACGTACCTGGGCGCGACGTACGCCGAGGAGTTCCCGAAGAACGTCGGCCGGATGGTGCTGGACGGCGCCGTCGACCCGGCGAGCACGTCCGAGCAGATGGGGATCGAGCAGGCGAAGGGCTTCGACAAGGCGCTGGACGCGTTCGCGGAGGACTGCGCGCAGCGGTCCTGCAAACTCGGCGGCAACAAGGCCGAGGTGCTCGCCAAGGTCGACCAGCTGATCAAGGACAGCGACGAGCACCCGCTGCCGGGTGACGGGCAGCGCCAGGTCACGCAGGCGCTGGTGACCCTCGGCCTGGTCTACCCGCTGTACCTGAAGGACTTCTGGCCGCGGCTCGAGGACGCCGTCGCGGCCGGGCTGTCGGGTGACGGCAGCCGGTTGCTCGCGCTCGCCGACGAGTACACCGACCGCAAGCCGACCGGGTACGCCGACAACTCGAACGAGGTGCAGATCGCGGTGAACTGCAGCGACCGCCCGGACGCCACCTCGATCGCGCAGATCCAGGCGGAGGTGCCGAAGTTCAAGGCGGCGTCACCGCGGTTCGGCGAGTTCATGGCCTGGTCGTCGGTGTCCTGCGTGAACTGGCCGGTGAAGCCGACGAACACCCCGCACCCGATCAAGGCGGCCGGGGCGAAGCCGATCATGGTGCTCGGTACGACGCGCGACCCGGCGACGCCGTACGAGTGGGCGGTCGGGCTGGCGCACGAGCTGGACAGCGGTGTCCTGGTCACCCGGGACGGCGACGGGCACACGGCGTACCTGTCCGGCAACGCCTGCGTGAAGAACGTCGTCGAGAGCTACCTCGTGCAGGGCAACACGCCCGCCGCCGACATCAAGTGCTAGGACCTAGTTGGGCCGGTTGTCGCCCGGTGACACCGGGACCTTGAGGGTGTCGACCGCGTGCTGGAGCACCGCCCGCAGGCCGGCGTCGTCCTGCGGGCGGCCGCCGACGGTGATCTCGACGGCTGAGGTCTTGCCGCCGTCCAGCGAGATCCAGCGCGACAGCCCCATCCGCGGCCCGCGGGTCTTGTCGATGTACGTGTAGACCAGCAGGCCGTTGTCGCGGCTCGTCACCTGCAGGTCCTTCTCGTCGATGCTGCGCTCGCGGTCCCGCACCAGCTCGTCCGGGCTCTGCTTGCTGCCCCGGGTGTCGAACCGGATCTGCCAGACACCGGTCGGGTCGAGGAACTTCGGCCGGGTGCCGCTCTGGGCGCTCTTCCAGCCGGTCGGCACGTCCGCCGACACCGGGTCGACGTCGGTGCCGAAGTTCTGTACGGCGTACTGCAGCGCGTCCGCCTGCAGCCCGTCACCGCGGGTCGGCGTACTCGACGTGGTCGGGCTGACGATGCCCACCCGCTCGTCGTGCGCTGCGAACGGGTTGCCGCCGTTGACGACGACGGCCGTGCCGAACGCGACCACGCCGACGGTCATTCCCGCCAGCGTCATCAGCAGCGCCTGGTGCCTGGGCGTGAGCATCCCGACCTCGCTTCCGTATCTCCCGGGTGATTATCCCCGACGAGAGGGGCGTCACCGCAAACCGCCGCGTACGCTGGCACGTCGTGGAGATGTCAGACACCGCTTTCCAGCAGGCCTTGCGGCATTACGACGACGGTACGGCGGAACGCGCCGAGCTGAAGCTGCTGACCAAGGAGTTGCTGAATCGCCTGGTCGCGAAGGCGCCGGGGCACGCGGTGGAGGTACGGATCCCGCCGTACGGCGCAGTCCAGTGCATCGAGGGTCCGCGGCACACCCGCGGTACGCCGGGCGCGGTGATCGAGATGCCGCCGGAGCTGTGGATCGAGGTCGCGCTCGGCCGGACCAGTTGGGCGGACGCCCGGATGTCCGGAAAACTCCGCGCCAGCGGCGAACGCACCGACCTGACCGCGCTGCTTCCCCTGACGAACAGTTGAGCCGCGGCATCCCGAAGGACACCGCGGCTCGGACCTGAGGAGATTCTCAGCTGACCCAGACCGTGGTGCGGCCGTAGACGATCGCGAGCTTGCCGTCGTCGCGCATCTGCAGCGCGGAACCCTTGCGGGTGGTCTTGGTGGCCCACAACGGCTTCTTGGCGGCGCTGTAGACCACGAAGTTGCCGTCGGTCTGCATCGTGGCGAAGGCGCCCTTGCTGATCGTCTTGGTGCTCCAGATCGGCGTCTTGCCGTTCTTGACGACCACCAGGTTGCCGTCGGCCTGCATCTGCGCCCGGAACACGCGGCTGTGCGAGTACAGCGCCACCGGGTTGGTCAGCAGCCGCCCCGGGTTCAGCGTGACCATCACCATGTAGCGGGACCAGACCGGCTTCCGCCGGACGTTGTAGAGCACCAGGTTCGAGTCGTTCTGCACGTTCAGGATGGCGTTGGTGCTGCCGGTCGTTCCGCTGGCCCAGACCACCGTACGGCCGGACACGACGACCAGGTTGCCGTCGGCCCGCATGATCAGCGAGGACGCCTTGCGGTTGGTCATGGTCGCCCAGATCGGGGTCCGGCCCTTGACCAGGACCGCGTTGCCGTCGGTCTGCATGACCAGCGCGTAGACCTTGTTCAGCGACCGGAGGTACTGGCCGGGCTTCAGGTACTGACCCGGACGCAGCAGGCCGGACGACGGCGCCGCGGCGGACTGGGCCGTGACAGCGGTGGTAGCCGTCTGCGACGCGGGAGCGGCGTGCGCGGCCGACGGAACAAGCAGGGTGGCACCTGCCGCCGCGCCCGCGGCGAGGGTGGCGAGCAGGCGGGTGCCGGCCGACTTGATCGAGATCATGCGGTTGTTCTCCGATTCCCGAGGATCGGCCGGGGTTTTCCCCGGCCGCCGAGATTGACGCCCTGGGCAACCAATCGGTTGTCACGCTAGGACGCCCACGGGTCGCTTCCGGATCCTTTCGATGCTGGTGGAAAGGGTGGCCGGTAATCAGGTTCGTCCGGAGCGGTCGGAACTGTCACCATGGTGCGGTGGCAGCAAGTCTTCGCTCGCGGCTGGTCCGGATGCGTGTCGATCTGACCCCGTGGCGTGGTTCCCGCGATTTCCGCATCCTGCTGGTCGCGGGCTCGGTCTTCTTCCTCGGCGGCATGGTCGGGTACGTCGCACTGCCGTACCAGCTGTACCAACTCACCGGCTCGAACTTCGCGGTCGGCGCGATGGGCCTGGTGACGATCGCACCACTGGTCGTGTTCGGCCTGTACGGCGGTGCGCTCGCCGACCACGTGGAACGCCGGAAACTGCTGGTCGGCACCGGGATCGCGCAGGTCGTGATCTCCGCGCTGATGGTGACGAACACGCTGCTCGCGCACCCGCAGATCTGGCTGATCTACGTCTGCGGCGCGCTGAACGCGGTCGCGTCGTCGCTGCAGCGGCCGTCGCGGGAAGCGCTCCTGCCGCGGGTGGTGAAGCACGCGGAGATCCCGGCCGCGGTCGCGCTGAGCTCGCTGACCTCGCAGATCGGGCAGCTCGCCGGCCCGGCGGTCGGCGGCGTACTCGTCGGTTCGGTGGGCGTGACCTGGGCGTTTTCGGTCGAGCTGGCCGGGATCGTGTTCGCCACGCTGCTGTACGCCCGGCTGGGTTCGTACCGGTCGGGAGCGCACACCACGGCGCCGAGCCTGCGGGCGATCGGCGGCGGGATCGTGTACGCGTTCCGCCGCAAGGACCTGCTGGCGACGTACCTGGTGGACATGGTCGGGATGTTCCTGGCGATGCCGATCGTGCTGTTCCCCGCGTTCGCGACCGTCGTGCTGAAGGAGCCGAAGCTGCTCGGGCTGCTGTACAGCGCGGAGGCGATCGGGGCGATGTGCGCTTCGCTGACGAGCGGCTGGGCGAAACATGTCCACCATCAGGGCCGGGCCGTCGTCCTCGCGACGATCGGCTGGGGTGCCGCGGTCGGGATCGCCGGGCTGGCGCCGAACATCTGGTTCGCGATCGGGTTCTTCGCGCTGGCCGGCGCCTGCGACATGGTGTCGGTGCTGTTCCGGTCGGTGATCTGGAACCAGACCATCCCGGACGAGATGCGCGGCCGGCTGGCCGGGATCGAGATGCTCGGCTACTCGCTCGGCCCGCTCGGCGGTCAGGCCCGCTCCGGGCTGGTCGCGGACCTGACCGGCGTCCGGACCGCGATCGTCAGCGGCGGGATCCTGTGCGTCGCGGGCGTGGTCGCGACCTCGGTCTGGTTGCGCGAGTTCTGGCGGTACGACGCCCGCACCGACGAACACGCCGTCCGCGAAAGAGAGCTCCGCGCCGCCGGTTGAGGGCATGTCCTAGGCTCAGTTCATCATGCGTACCCTGATCGCCGCCGGGCTGGCCGTCGTACTGCTTGCGGGGTGTGGCGGTCACGGGCAGGAGACCGCGCCTAGCGTGCCGCCGCTGGTCTCGGTGAGCGGGTTCGACACCCCGTCGGCGACGCCCTCGGACACGCCGTCACCGACCGCGTCGGCGACGCCCGCCGACACGGTGTGCCTGCGGATCGACGAGACCCTGGTCCGGACCACGCTGGCCGTGCCGGTCGTGCGAATCCAGCGCGAGAACCCGCCGGCCGAGCTCGACATCCCGGCGTACGACGTCTGTCAGCTGAGCCTCGGCACCACAGCGAACGGACCGGTGCTGCGGATCGGGGTTTCGGTGCTGCAGGCAACGGCGGCGACGCTGGCGGCGGCCCGGAAGGTGTACGCCGCCCACGGGCGCGAGCCCGCCGTGACCGCGAACCTAGGCGAGGGCGGGTACGGGACGAGTACGTTCGTGGTGTTCCTGCTCGACGGCAGGCTGTACAAGATCTCCGGTCCCCGCGCCACGCTCGCGAAGTACGTCGTACTCGGCCAGGAGGTCGCCCGGCAGGCGCCCGGGCTGCCCGCGCCGGCGCTGGAGATCACCCGGCCGGAGTGCGATGCAGGATCGGCCGCGGCCGAGCAGGTGATGGGCGTGCCGGCGACGGCCCGCCGCGACGGTGAGACCCTCGTCGGCGACCCGGTGTGCGGCTGGGTGACAGGCACGAGCGTGCTGTACTCGACGGTCCGCCGGGAGCCGGACGCCAAGGCGCTGATGGCACCGCTCGGCAAGGCCGCGACCTCGCAGTCGATCCCGCTCGGCGACGAGGGGTACATCGACACCGCGACCGGCCGGACGACGATCCGGGTCGGCGACGACAAACTCGTCGACCTGGTCCCGCTGCCGGCCCGCGCGATCAACCCGGACCTGATGACCCAGTTCGCGCTCGCGCTGTCCTCGCTCTACACGCACTGAGACACGCGCTGAGACTCCCGCTGAGACGCCCGACCTGCGACCCGGTCGCGGGTGTTAGGGTGGCCGCGCCGTGGTGTTCGGGAAGCCGGTGTAGTACCGGCGCGGCCCTCGCCACTGTGATCGGGATGTTCGCCGGATGTTCCCCTCGGGGAGACCACTGGCCGCTTGCGGCTGGGAAGGTTCGACCGGCGATCGCGGTATCCCGTCAGCCAGGAGACCGGCCACGGCGCTGACCCGTCCACGAGGTGCTGGAGGAGCGGTCCGCCATGGCCGTAGTACGTGTGCTTGCTGTTGCCCTGTCGCTTTCGCTGCTGGCCGGTTGTGCACCGTCTGCCGCCGAGAGCCCGGGCGCGACCACTGTGAAGAACTGCGGGATCGACGTGTCCGTCGACGGCCCGCCGAAGCGGGTGTTCGCGGCGTATCAGCCGGCGATCGAGCTGGCCCACGCGCTGGGCATCTCGGACCGCCTGGTCGGTACGGCGTACCTCGACTCCCAGGTGCTGCCGGAGTACACCGCCGCGCAGTCGAAGGCGAAGTACTTCAAGAACCTGCCGAGCCGCGAGGAGCTGCTCAGCCTGAATCCGGACTTCGTGCTGTCCGGGTTCAACGACGTGTTCAGCGCGGCCGGGAGCGACGCCAGCTTCGGCAGCCGGAAGGGTCTCGCGGACCTCGGGGTGCAGACCTGGATCTTCAGCCCGCTGTGCCCGACCGCTGACGGCAAGGGCGACGAGGCGATCGACCCGGCGACGGTTTCGATGGACAACGTGTACGCCGACCTGCGCGACCTCGGCCGGTTGTTCGGCGTCGAGGACCGCGCCGCGCAGGTGATCGCCGACCAGAAGCGCCGGATCGCCGCGGTCTCCGACGCGGTGAAGGACGCGCCGCGGCCGACCGTGGCGATCATCCGCCCGGGGCTGGAGGGCGGCGGGATGACGGTGTCCGGCGGCCCGGACTTCGGCACCGTGCTGATCCGGCAGGCGGGCGGCGTGAACGCGTTCGCGGACCTGACCTCGAAGCGGAACGTGAAGATCAGCGTCGAGGAGTTCATCAAGCGGGACCCCGACTACGTGCTGATCAGCGGTTGCTGTGACGCCTCGCTGACACCCGCGGCCTCGCAGCCGGACGTGAACAAGATCCTCGCCAATCCGGCGTTCGCCAATCTGAAGGCGGTGCGTTCCAAGCACGTCGTCCCGTGGCTGTTCGCCAACCACTCGGCCGGCGTCCGCGGCGCCTACACGACGGAGAACCTCGGCCACATCCTGCACCCCGATCTAGGGCGTGTCTGGTGACACGCCCTGTCAAGTGAAGCGGGCCGCCGGCCTGGTCGCAGTACTGGCGGTCGTCGTCGTGTTGTCCCTGTGCGTCGGCGACCGCTGGATCGGGCCGGGGGAGGTGTACCGGGCGCTGACGGACTTCACCGGCAGCGACAGCGACCGCGTGGTCCGGTACCTGCGGTTGCCGCGGACCGTCGCGGGTCTGCTGGTCGGCGCCGCGCTCGGGCTGTCCGGAGCGGTCATGCAGGGCGTCACCCGGAATCCGCTGGCCGACCCCGGGATCCTCGGCGTGAGCGCCGGCGCCGCGGTGGCGGTCGTCGCGGCGATCGGGCTGTTCGGCATCCACAGCCTCAGCGGGTACGTCTGGTTCGCGATGGGCGGGGCGCTGGTGGCCACGGTGGCCGTCTACCTGGTCGGCGCGGTCGGCGGTACGACGCCGGTGAAGCTCGCGCTGGCCGGTGCGGCGATCTCCGCGCTGCTCGGCTCGGTCACGTCGGCGGCGACGCTGCTGGACCTGTCGACGCTGAACGAGTACCGCTTCTGGGTGGTGGGGTCGTTGTCGCTGGCCGACCACGGGATCGTCGCCCAGGCCGTGCCGTTCGTTGCTTTTGGCATCGTTCTTGCCCTGGTGCTGGGGCGGTCGCTGAACCAGCTCGCGCTGGGCGACGACCTGGCCCAGGCGCTCGGTACCCGGGTGCTGCTGATCCGCGTACTGGCCGGCCTCGCGGTCGTGGTGCTGGCCGGTACGGCGACCGCGATCGCGGGACCGATCGGCTTCCTCGGGCTCGCCGTACCGCAGGTCGCGCGGTTGGTCGTCGGCCCGGACCAGCGCCGGATCCTGCCGTGGTCGATGCTGCTCGCGCCCGTCGTACTGCTGCTCGCCGACATCGTCGGACGGGTGGTCGCGCGGCCGGCCGAGCTGCAGGTCGGGATCGTCACCGCGCTGATCGGCGCCCCGCTGTTCATCGCCCTGGTCCGGCGCCGGCGAACGGCCGCGCTGTGAGGACGGGCGTGGTGGCGTCGGTGCTGACCGTCGTCGTGGGGGCGTACGCCCTGACTCGCGGTGACTACACGCTGTCGATCGCCGAGGTGCTGCGGACCTTGTCCGGGCAGGGCACCTTGATCACGTACGACGTGGTGGTGAACAACCGGCTGCCCCGCGTACTGACCGGGATCGGGGTCGGCGCGGCGTTCGCGATGTCCGGCGCGATCTTCCAGCGGCTGGCCCGGAACCCGCTGGTCAGCCCGGACCTGATCGGCATCAACGCCGGAGCCGCGCTGGCCGCCGTACTGATCATCACCGTGATCGGCAGCGGGTGGATCCCGCTCGGCGCGCTCGCCGGGTCGCTGCTGTCGGCGGTGAGCGTGTACCTGCTCGCGTACCGGAACGGGGTCTCGGGGAATCGGCTGGTGCTGGTCGGCGTCGGGGTGACGGCGATCGTCGGGTCGTTGACGGCGTACCTGCTGACGCTCGCGGACATCTACACGGCGAAGAGCGCGTCGATGTGGCTCGCCGGGAGTCTCGCCGGGCGGTCATGGACGCACGTCGTACTGATCGGGGTCACGCTGGCCGTCGGGATTCCGGCGGCCGTCGTGGTCGAGCGGCAGCTGCGGTTGCTGGAGCTGGGCGACGACCTCGCGCGGGCGCTCGGCGGGCGGGTCGAGAGCGCCCGCGGGGTACTGATCGCCCTCGGTGTCGGGCTCGCGGCGTTGGCGACGGCGACCGCTGGGCCGATCGGGTTCGTTGCGCTGGTGGCGCCGCAGCTGGCCCGCCGGCTGGTTCCGCGACCTGGGCTGGTGGTTCCGGGGGCGATCGGGGCGTTGCTGGTGGTCGTGTCGGATCTGCTGGCGCGGACGGTGGTCGCACCGACCGTGCTGCCGGTGGGTGTGGTGACGGCCTTTCTCGGCGCGCCGTACCTGCTGTATCTGTTGACCCGCGCTCGTCCTATCTGACGCTCGCGATGGTGGCGATCGCGTCGGTGATCTCGGTCGGGGTGCGGGCGGCGTACCCGAGAACGAGGCCGGGGGCGTGCGGGAGCTGGCAGTGCCAGGACAGCGGGTGGCACTTCACGCCGGCGTCCAGGGCGGCCGCGGCGAGTGCGAGGTCGTCGCCTTCGTCGAAGGTGATGGTGAGGTGCAGGCCGGCGGCGGCGCCGTGGATGGTTGCCGTCGGCAAGTGAGTGCGGATCGCGGCGACCATCGCGTCCCGGCGGGTACGGTGCCGGCGGCGGAGCATCCGGAGCTGGCGTTCGAGTTCGCCGGACTCCATCAGGTGCGCGAGGGTCAGCTGCGGGAGCGCCGCGTTGCCGAGGTCGGCGAGGCGTTTCCGGCCGATCAGCTCCTCCTTGTACTGCGGGGGCGCCAGCATCCAGCCGATCCGCAGCGCGGGCGCGAGCAGCTTGGAGACGCTGCCGACGTAGATCACCTGCTCCGGGAGCATCGCGCGGAGCGCCGGCACCGGTGGGCGGTCGTACCGGTGCTCGGCGTCGTAGTCGTCCTCGATGATCAGGCCGCCGTCGGTGGCCCACTGGACGAGTTCGCGGCGGCGTTCACCGTCGAGTACGACCCCGGTCGGAAAGTGGTGCGCCGGGGTCGCCATCACCACGGCGGCTTCGGACTTCCGCAGTACGTCGACCTGCATTCCGCGATCGTCCACGGGGACGGGTGGGGTTCGCATGCCCCAGTTCTGCAGGTGCTGGCGGGAGCCGAGCGAGCCGGGGTCCTCGACGGCGATCTCGTGGATGCCGTGCTGGTCGAGCAGTTGCGCCACGATTGCGATCGCCTGCGCGACCCCCGCGACGATGATCAGGTCCTCCGGGTCGGCCGCGATCCCGCGGTACTGCGCCAGCCAGCCCGCCACCGCCCGCCGGAGCGCCGGCGTCCCGGCCGGATCCCCGTACCCGAACTCGGCCGCCCCGAGATCGCTGAGCACCGCGCGCTCCGCCCGCAACCACGCCGCCCGCGGAAACGCCGCCAGATCCGGCACCCCCGGCGTCAGATCGACCCGGGCCGGGGCCGACCGCAGGGCGTCGAAGATCTCGGGGTCGTCGGCAGGACGACAGGAGGTGTCCGCGAATTCGCCTGCCACCTCCCGCACGCCAGGCGGGCGAGCTCGTGTACGCAGACCACTACGTACTGTCGAGCGGTCGGCGAGCTGCGCTGCGACCACGATGGTGCCGCCGCGCCCGCGCCCGGCGACCTGGCCGTCTTCGGTGAGGCGCTGGTACGACTCGGTGACCACCCCACGGGAGATGCCCAGGTCGGCGGCCAGGGTGCGGGTCGCGGGGAGCCGGGTGCCGACCGCGAGCTGCCCGCTGGAGATGGCGGCCCGCAGGCGCTCGGTGAGCCAGTCCGCGAGACCGCCGGCGGGTGCCTCGGACGGGTCGAGCTGGAGGAAGTCCGCGCCACCTTTGGACCGGCCACTTAGTGCCGGATTGGACCTGTTCACTGGACCATTGTCGCGCGACCGTTGAGGTATGGGAACCGACTACGTCCACGGCTACACCCCGGCGGAGACCCGCCGGCTCACCGACCAGGCCGGCACGCTCGCCGACCTGCTGCACGGCGGTACGACGTACCCGGCCGGCAGCCGCGTCCTCGAGGCCGGCTGCGGCGTCGGCGCGCAGACCGTCCAGCTCGTCACCCGCAGCCCGGGCGTCCAGCTGGTCGCGATCGACATCTCCGAGGCGTCGCTCGCCCAGGCGAAGGCCCGCGTCGCCGAGCACGCGCCGTACGCCGTGGTCGACTGGCGGCACGCGGACCTGCACGAACTGCCGGGCGAGAAGTTCGACCACGTCTTCGTCTGCTTCGTCCTCGAACACCTCGCCGACCCCGTCGACGCCCTCACCCGGCTCCGGGGCCTGCTCAACCCCGGCGGCACGATCACCGTCATCGAGGGCGACCACGGGTCCGCGTTCTTCCATCCCCGCAGTACCCGCGCCCAGGCCGTCGTCGACTGCCTCGTCGACCTGCAGGCCGCGGCCGGCGGCGACTCGCTGATCGGCCGCCGGCTCCAGCCGCTGCTCGAACAGGCCGGGTACGACGACGTACGGGTCGAGCCGCGAACCGTGTACGCCGACCAGAACCGCCCGCACCTCGTCGACGGATTCACCCGGAAGACCTTCGTCGCGATGGTCGAGTCGGTCCGCGAACGCGCCGTCGCCGCCGGGCTGCTGACCGCGGCCGAGTGGGCCGCGGGCATCCGCGATCTCGAGAAGTCCGCCGCACCCGGCGGCACCTTCCACTACGCGTTCTTCAAGGGAGTGGGCCGGACATGATCATGCTGGGAGTCCTCGTCGCGCTGGTCTGCTGGGGCCTGAACCGCAACCACCGGCGGCAGATCCGCCCGACGGTCGCCGACCTGACCGATCGGGATCTGCAACGATTGATAGACGATCTCAGGGCCAGTTCATGAACGCCTGGTAAACAAGAAGGATGGCACCGACTGAGCAGCTCGAGATCGAGACGAAGTACGACGTCGGCGACGACGTGATCGTGCCCTCGCTGCACGAGCTGTCCGGTGTCGCGAGCGTCGCGCCACCGGTCGAGCTCGAGCTGGAGGCGGTGTACTACGACACCGCCGACTTGGACCTGGCCGCTCACAAGGTCACGCTGCGGCGGCGTACCGGTGGCGAGGACGACGGCTGGCACGTGAAGTTCCCCGGATCGTCCGGCGGCCGGCTCGAGGTCCGGTATCCGCTCGGGCGTTCGGTGCGCAGCGTTCCGATCGCGGTCGTGCGTACGGTCCGGGTCCATGTGCGGGACCGCAGGCTGGAGCCGGTGGTCACGTTGGCGACCCGGCGGGTCGTGCATCGACTGCTCGACGCGGACGGCGCGGTGCTCGCGGAGCTGGCCGACGACCACGTGACCGCGACGGTCGCGGGCGGGGAGCCGGAGAGCTGGCGTGAGTGGGAGGTCGAGCTCGTCGACGGCGACAACCTGCTGCTCGAGGACGCGGGCGAGCTGCTCAGGTCCGTCGGCGCGCGTCCGGCGAGCGGCCCGAGCAAGCTGGCGCGGGCGCTCGGCGACCGGGTCCCGCCGTACGACGAAGGGGCCCTGCCGAAGAAGCCGCGGACGTCGGACCTGTTCCGGGCGTACGCCGGTGCGCAGGTGCGGGCGATCCGGGAGCGGGACCCCGAGGTACGGCGGGACGTGCCGGACGCGATCCACAAGTTCCGGGTCGCGACGCGGCGGCTCCGGTCGGCGCTGGCGACGTACCGTCCGGTGATCGACCGCGCGGTCGGTGACGAGCTGCGCGCCGAACTGAAGTGGCTCGCCGGTGAGCTCGGGGTCGCCCGGGACGCCGAGGTGCAACGCGAACACTTCGCGGCCGAGGTCGCGGAACAGCCCGTCGAGCTGGTGATGGGCCGGGTCGCGGGC harbors:
- a CDS encoding FecCD family ABC transporter permease, which translates into the protein MKRAAGLVAVLAVVVVLSLCVGDRWIGPGEVYRALTDFTGSDSDRVVRYLRLPRTVAGLLVGAALGLSGAVMQGVTRNPLADPGILGVSAGAAVAVVAAIGLFGIHSLSGYVWFAMGGALVATVAVYLVGAVGGTTPVKLALAGAAISALLGSVTSAATLLDLSTLNEYRFWVVGSLSLADHGIVAQAVPFVAFGIVLALVLGRSLNQLALGDDLAQALGTRVLLIRVLAGLAVVVLAGTATAIAGPIGFLGLAVPQVARLVVGPDQRRILPWSMLLAPVVLLLADIVGRVVARPAELQVGIVTALIGAPLFIALVRRRRTAAL
- a CDS encoding sterol carrier family protein encodes the protein MSDTAFQQALRHYDDGTAERAELKLLTKELLNRLVAKAPGHAVEVRIPPYGAVQCIEGPRHTRGTPGAVIEMPPELWIEVALGRTSWADARMSGKLRASGERTDLTALLPLTNS
- a CDS encoding alpha/beta hydrolase, which translates into the protein MASRAQEAGNGTAPGVGSNPPSGPVGPIPAGLEKFYQQRPDWQRCGTNQQCATIQVPLDYTKPAGQTIELRARKVLAKDPGGRIGTLFINPGGPGASGQEFAAQAPMLFGSSVLRKFDVIGWDPRGVGESTPVKCLDTAGLDAMIAADGSPDNAAEIADLDKQSKAFAAGCEQRSGRLLPHVNTKDAARDIDVLRGIVGDPQLYYLGMSYGTYLGATYAEEFPKNVGRMVLDGAVDPASTSEQMGIEQAKGFDKALDAFAEDCAQRSCKLGGNKAEVLAKVDQLIKDSDEHPLPGDGQRQVTQALVTLGLVYPLYLKDFWPRLEDAVAAGLSGDGSRLLALADEYTDRKPTGYADNSNEVQIAVNCSDRPDATSIAQIQAEVPKFKAASPRFGEFMAWSSVSCVNWPVKPTNTPHPIKAAGAKPIMVLGTTRDPATPYEWAVGLAHELDSGVLVTRDGDGHTAYLSGNACVKNVVESYLVQGNTPAADIKC
- a CDS encoding MFS transporter encodes the protein MAASLRSRLVRMRVDLTPWRGSRDFRILLVAGSVFFLGGMVGYVALPYQLYQLTGSNFAVGAMGLVTIAPLVVFGLYGGALADHVERRKLLVGTGIAQVVISALMVTNTLLAHPQIWLIYVCGALNAVASSLQRPSREALLPRVVKHAEIPAAVALSSLTSQIGQLAGPAVGGVLVGSVGVTWAFSVELAGIVFATLLYARLGSYRSGAHTTAPSLRAIGGGIVYAFRRKDLLATYLVDMVGMFLAMPIVLFPAFATVVLKEPKLLGLLYSAEAIGAMCASLTSGWAKHVHHQGRAVVLATIGWGAAVGIAGLAPNIWFAIGFFALAGACDMVSVLFRSVIWNQTIPDEMRGRLAGIEMLGYSLGPLGGQARSGLVADLTGVRTAIVSGGILCVAGVVATSVWLREFWRYDARTDEHAVRERELRAAG
- a CDS encoding ABC transporter substrate-binding protein, translated to MAVVRVLAVALSLSLLAGCAPSAAESPGATTVKNCGIDVSVDGPPKRVFAAYQPAIELAHALGISDRLVGTAYLDSQVLPEYTAAQSKAKYFKNLPSREELLSLNPDFVLSGFNDVFSAAGSDASFGSRKGLADLGVQTWIFSPLCPTADGKGDEAIDPATVSMDNVYADLRDLGRLFGVEDRAAQVIADQKRRIAAVSDAVKDAPRPTVAIIRPGLEGGGMTVSGGPDFGTVLIRQAGGVNAFADLTSKRNVKISVEEFIKRDPDYVLISGCCDASLTPAASQPDVNKILANPAFANLKAVRSKHVVPWLFANHSAGVRGAYTTENLGHILHPDLGRVW
- a CDS encoding PSP1 domain-containing protein: MVMAVSFERYGRLYYLDPGEFRPRVGDKVLVPTDDGPEVAECVWAPQYVTEEVGGLPACAGIATAQDLERDEQNRQRRADARLIAKRTIRQHGLPMKVVGIDFVDRRPDIDQLVIVYFSAPHRVDFRELVRDLARALRARIELRQVGARDEARLQGGIGPCGRDLCCATFLKDFEPVSVRMAKDQDLPLNPLKISGACGRLMCCLKYEHPLYQEFNANAPALGTAVETPAGDGVVVGHNVPSDTVVVRLAASGRRCACSRADVCSPRQQYEASGTTTPDAPPVVPEPPVVPETSEMPETSEVPEPPVVPETSEVPEETREERRARKPRRRRRLHHEDEGDTAQ